A section of the Phaseolus vulgaris cultivar G19833 chromosome 8, P. vulgaris v2.0, whole genome shotgun sequence genome encodes:
- the LOC137827154 gene encoding uncharacterized protein YMR317W-like: MERSEPTLVPEWLRSAGSVAGAGSSTQHFPSSSNHTDSSSVAHHTRNKSFKNAGDFDSARSVFLERTSSSNSRRSSINGSAKHAYSSFNRSHRDKDRDRERDRSSFGDNWEIDGSDPLTNLFSGRMERDTLRRSHSMISRKQSEIVPRRVAVDTKSGGNSHYNNSNGILSGSNVSSSIQKAVFDKDFPSLGTEEKQGTAEVVRVSSPGLGGAASQSLPVGSSTLIGGEGWTSALAEVPAIIGSSSTGSLSVQHTVNTNSGSVASITTASRNMAEALAQTPSRARSTPQVLVKTQRLEELAIKQSRQLIPVTPSIAKASVLSSEKSKPKTSIRNADMSVVTKTVSQQPSALHIASQSVRSVNAKVEAPKTSGKFTDLKSVVWENGASPTSKEVSHPTNYSNSKPGNQHAVASGATSAPLRNPNNLKSSTERKSASSDLKLGSTLDKKHSISQVQSRNDFFNLIKKKTLMNASTVLPDSVPMVSSPMMEKSDEVNREIVSESGSPQSLGNGTELTSNGNAHGHEEFQRLSDKDEKESIPCATIYPDEEEAAFLRSLGWEENSDEDEGLTEEEINAFYQECKNLDPTTLKLCQGMQPKLSKLFESYASNLHGSSAELSSTNPGSEA; encoded by the exons ATGGAAAGAAGTGAACCCACATTAGTTCCAGAATGGTTGAGAAGTGCTGGAAGTGTTGCCGGGGCTGGAAGTTCAACCCAACATTTTCCCTCCTCGTCTAATCACACTG ATTCTTCTTCTGTGGCCCATCATACAAGGAATAAGTCTTTTAAGAATGCTGGTGATTTTGACAGTGCTCGTTCTGTGTTTCTAGAACGGACATCCTCTTCAAATTCTCGGAGGAGTTCTATAAATGGTTCTGCCAAGCATGCCTATAGTAGTTTCAACAGAAGTCATCGTGACAAAGACCGTGACAGAGAGAGAGATAGATCCAGTTTTGGAGATAACTGGGAGATTGATGGTTCTGACCCATTGACCAATCTCTTTTCTGGGAGGATGGAGAGGGATACATTGCGTCGTTCTCATTCAATGATTTCCAGGAAACAGAGTGAGATTGTACCCCGTAGAGTAGCAGTTGATACTAAATCTGGTGGCAATAGCCATTACAACAATAGCAATGGAATACTTTCAGGGAGTAATGTTAGTAGTAGCATTCAGAAAGCCGTATTTGACAAGGATTTTCCATCACTTGGTACTGAAGAAAAGCAAGGAACAGCTGAAGTGGTGAGGGTTTCATCTCCTGGTTTGGGCGGGGCTGCTAGTCAGAGTCTGCCTGTTGGAAGTTCCACTTTGATTGGAGGCGAGGGATGGACATCTGCACTGGCAGAGGTACCTGCCATAATTGGGAGCAGCAGTACTGGATCTCTATCAGTGCAGCACACTGTTAATACAAATTCTGGGTCTGTGGCATCAATTACAACAGCCAGTCGTAATATGGCTGAGGCATTGGCACAGACTCCATCCCGAGCTCGCTCTACTCCCCAG GTGCTGGTCAAAACCCAAAGACTCGAGGAACTGGCTATCAAGCAGTCAAGACAGCTGATTCCAGTAACACCCTCAATTGCTAAAGCTTCG GTTCTTAGTTCTGAGAAATCAAAGCCCAAAACATCTATCAGAAATGCTGATATGAGTGTAGTTACAAAGACTGTGTCACAGCAACCCTCTGCGTTGCACATTGCAAGCCAATCTGTTCGCAGTGTAAATGCCAAAGTTGAAGCTCCAAAGACATCTGGAAAGTTTACTGATCTGAAATCTGTTGTGTGGGAAAATGGTGCTTCCCCTACCTCCAAGGAAGTATCTCATCCAACAAATTATTCTAACAGCAAACCAGGAAATCAGCATGCTGTTGCTTCAGGAGCTACTTCTGCTCCTTTGAGGAACCCCAATAACCTAAAATCCTCCACAGAACGGAAATCAGCTTCTTCGGATCTGAAATTAGGTTCAACTTTGGATAAGAAACATTCCATCTCTCAAGTGCAGAGTCGGAATGATTTCTTTAATCTCATTAAGAAGAAAACATTAATGAACGCTTCTACAGTTCTTCCAGATTCTGTACCAATGGTTTCATCTCCCATGATGGAGAAATCTGATGAAGTAAATAGGGAAATAGTTAGCGAATCTGGAAGTCCCCAATCTCTTGGAAATGGTACTGAACTGACTAGCAATGGTAATGCCCATGGTCATGAAGAGTTTCAAAGACTTTCTGATAAGGACGAGAAAGAATCAATTCCATGTGCTACAATATATCCAGATGAGGAAGAAGCTGCGTTCCTCCGTTCTCTTGGTTGGGAGGAGAACTCAGACGAGGATGAAGGCCTTACAGAAGAGGAAATCAATGCTTTTTATCAGGAG TGCAAGAACTTGGATCCCACTACATTGAAACTATGCCAGGGCATGCAACCTAAGCTGTCCAAGTTGTTCGAATCTTATGCATCTAACTTGCATGGATCTTCTGCTGAATTGAGCTCTACTAATCCCGGATCTGAAGCTTGA
- the LOC137826050 gene encoding uncharacterized protein — MSSENHHLPHHYFYHHNLHIHRRTTFLPMLCSRPSIKDVNLPQCRDQPGSFSNDPLSPRIGCMGQVKRHNKIVGLLTTKSNTNTNIISPGVKYAKLKKLFSGKNLGSTTTTVAAPTVSTCGARPRGTVNSANVSRSHRHRCKRNENSVPISIENMDLPLPVIKRVQKPEEERQVDSLWKRRSGGAALKSLQLQQIHHSRHHPQLTSV; from the coding sequence ATGAGCAGTGAAAATCATCACCTTCCCCATCATTACTTTTACCATCACAACCTGCACATCCATCGCAGAACCACATTCCTGCCAATGCTATGTTCAAGACCATCCATCAAAGATGTGAATCTTCCACAGTGCAGAGACCAACCAGGATCCTTTTCCAATGACCCTTTGTCCCCAAGAATTGGCTGCATGGGTCAGGTGAAGAGGCACAACAAAATAGTTGGACTTCTCACAACCAAAAGTAACACCAACACCAACATCATTTCCCCTGGTGTTAAGTATGCCAAGCTTAAAAAACTCTTCTCTGGCAAAAACTTAGGCAGCACCACCACCACTGTTGCGGCTCCTACTGTCTCCACCTGTGGAGCTAGGCCAAGAGGAACAGTAAACAGTGCAAATGTGTCCAGGAGCCACAGGCACAGGTGTAAGAGGAATGAGAATTCTGTTCCCATCAGCATTGAAAATATGGATCTTCCTCTACCTGTGATCAAGAGAGTGCAGAAGCCAGAGGAAGAGAGACAAGTGGATAGTCTTTGGAAAAGAAGGTCAGGTGGGGCTGCATTGAAAAGCTTACAACTTCaacagattcaccattcaaGACATCATCCTCAGCTTACAAGTGTTTGA